Genomic DNA from Solanum dulcamara chromosome 4, daSolDulc1.2, whole genome shotgun sequence:
AGGATCATATAGGGATGGTTTCAATCGAGACTTTGAAGAAAGAGCTAATGGAAGCGAATGAGAGCAGAGATGCAGCTTTGATTGAAGTCTCGGGAATGAAGTCGTCTTTAGGTGAGCTAAAGCAAAAGTTAGAGTACTTAGAAACTTATTGTGAAGAGCTGAAAAAGGCGTTGAGGCAAGCAATTCAAGCAACAGAGTCCCCTGTATCCTCCAAGCTtagaaattttcctagaaacgGAAAATCCATTGATGGGGACGGAGAAAATGTGATCCCGGTTAGTGATGAAGTTATGCTAGAAGGGTTCTTACAGATGGTATCGGAATCAAGATTATCGGTGAAACAATTCTGCAAGACTCTAATCGGACAGATTGAAGAAACAGACAATTTGTTAACCGATAACTTGAACCTTTTGCTTCAACCTTACAAACTATCTCTCAACTCGAAGTACTCGAAAGCAGTTCTATACCACATTGAATCCATCATAAACCAATCACTTTTCCAAGATTTCGAAAACTGTGTGTTCCAAAAGAATGGTTCAGCAAAACACCTAGACCCTCAACAAGATCGCCACGCTCAGTTCTCATCCTTTGTCGCGTTGAGGAACCTAAGTTGGAACGAGGTGTTGAGGAAGGGTACAAAGTATTATAGTGAAGACTTCAGCAAGTTCTGTGATCAGAAAATGAGTTGCATTATCTCAACGCTTAATTGGACAAGGCCATGGCCCGAACAACTCCTCCAAGCGTTCTTTGTTGCTGCTAAGTGCATTTGGTTGCTGCATTTGTTGGCGTTTTCGTTCAGTCCTTCCCTCGTGATTCTACGAGTGGAAGAGAATAGGACTTTCGATATGCATTACATGGAGGACGTTTTCGCGGATAGGCAAAGATCACAAGGTCCTAGCAAGGTTAAGGTAATGGTTATGCCTGGCTTTTATGTGCATGATAGAGTACTTAGGTGTAAGGTAATATGCAggtacaaaaatgtatcatagTTAGGTTCTCTTTTCatcacttttttcctttttcttctttagtAATCTAACTTATAATAGTGGTTTCTTGCTGATTATTTGATTTGAGTGAGTTCTATAAACTAGTTTCCATATTGTGATCAAATAAATCCGTAAGTGTGACTGAGTTGGTGCAACATGTGGTATCTTATAAGAGAGGCGGATGATTCCCCTGTCAATGCCTTGTCGCACGAGGCTTGCCTAGTGTGGTTtacatctcatctcctatgtgGTTTGCAAACTATTGCACGGAGCAGGTTTACCAAGTGCGCATTCGAAGAGTAGCGGctgtgattttaaaaaaaaaaattatcaaataatatgTGGCAAATAATTATCTTCAGTTTGGAGGAAGATTATGTTAGTGGGCCAGAAAGTGAAATCTTGTGGGCTAAAGAAGTTGTGAAGAGAAAAACTATACTTTTTGGGCTGGGCTATTGAGTTAAGAAAGTGAAAATTTCACGAGTTTTCCATTTCTCGGATAACTGTTTAGTAATGACCTTTTTATTTCTGTTGCAACTTATGGACCTTTCAGATGATGGTCTAAAGATCCTTTTTGAACAAACTAAAAAATTTGTGACAAAATGTTAGACCACAATCTAAAACTTCATAAGGTATGCAAACGTTAGACGATAGTCTAATATTTTGTTTATGAGGTTGGTCAATATATGAGTAAATATTATACCAGGTCTATTGTTATTTGGAAGAGTCGGCTATATTtgcacaatttttttcttttaaaaaaagtaagtGATGACCAAAAAAGGAAACATTTGTGTACATTAGCCTAGAAGAATTTCAAGTTTATGTCTTTTCGGGTTACGCCCAATATTATCTCGGGCCTATGGATGTAGTTTGACTGGGTCAATGTTTGATCAAGTAAATCATACTCCTATGGATGTAGTTTGACTGGGTCAATGTTTGATCAAGTAAATCATACTTTGATGGAATGACATCTAATGCGCTTCAAAAAGGTACCTACCAAAAGTCGACCTAAGTGATTGAGCCTATTCGTAATTTATGAAAATTAGGCTTGCCTTCCATGTTTCTATAGTTAAAAATTGAGTTTGCGATGAAAAAATAGATATCGTAAGCATATGGATCATTTACTTACCTAGGTGAGATCAAAGGGAGACGAAGAAGGCTAAATGACCTCTATTGCATTTTCAAGCGTAAAGGTTGGCCAAGTGGTCAAGTATACGTTATAATTTATGACATAATAACTTGTGTTTGTCCcctacttaaaataaaaataaaattacttatTGCACAATGAAATATCTTATTTTATTCCAAATGAATCACCACATTTGATTTCATAATTAATTGGATGTTGTTGGGAGTACAAGATTATTGGTAATATGTCTATTTATAGTTTAAAATGATTTACACTtccaaaatttatattaatcGATAACTCCAAAAAAGTACCTAGAGCAAAGAATCAACCCATAGATATTCTTACGCGGgatgaattcaaaatttaaaatttataagatttatataaaattttatgttattattatat
This window encodes:
- the LOC129887761 gene encoding IRK-interacting protein; translation: MASATTSSTQKIQEYDDDEVTSYKNKNGGIVNRQEIKGAIAKAIELRALHAALLQQQQGNSPVKKFPSSASPTVSLHSHHFSAQDYPIFTPSYEDEPLPGYKQLQLDHNQNYAETWDEYGFGGLGNGNNESILSDYRKANSSLKNGFTNSLINLEPHICPADDQRSVTSSCTDQVTTRKASPIARYNKSRRNSLGDLKSVSSCNKCKPATISTEVDGGGSSTSKSGKNSNVIVPLTDSHISVQSQPKSKAGLNLSWLFPKLKKKHKVENSPNRTDQSDEVSQVLKDHIGMVSIETLKKELMEANESRDAALIEVSGMKSSLGELKQKLEYLETYCEELKKALRQAIQATESPVSSKLRNFPRNGKSIDGDGENVIPVSDEVMLEGFLQMVSESRLSVKQFCKTLIGQIEETDNLLTDNLNLLLQPYKLSLNSKYSKAVLYHIESIINQSLFQDFENCVFQKNGSAKHLDPQQDRHAQFSSFVALRNLSWNEVLRKGTKYYSEDFSKFCDQKMSCIISTLNWTRPWPEQLLQAFFVAAKCIWLLHLLAFSFSPSLVILRVEENRTFDMHYMEDVFADRQRSQGPSKVKVMVMPGFYVHDRVLRCKVICRYKNVS